The Cloacibacillus sp. genome has a window encoding:
- a CDS encoding ABC transporter ATP-binding protein translates to MLKVENLSVSYGGIHAVRGISLEVPEGKIVTLIGANGAGKSSTLRAIAGLVQNKSGSVTWDEKHLLGLKPENILEHGVALCPEGRRIFPHLTVLENLKLGGYSCKTKNEEEAGIERAFTLFPRLKERSWQKGGTLSGGEQQMLAVGRALMSDPQLIMLDEPSMGLAPILVEEVFEIIRHINAEGKTVLLVEQNAFAALKIADYAYVLEVGEISLQGKGAELLTDPRVISAYLGG, encoded by the coding sequence ATGCTGAAGGTTGAAAATCTGTCTGTCAGCTACGGAGGCATACACGCCGTCCGCGGCATATCGCTTGAAGTGCCGGAAGGCAAAATAGTGACGCTCATAGGAGCGAACGGCGCCGGCAAAAGCAGCACGCTGCGCGCGATAGCGGGCCTCGTCCAAAACAAGTCCGGCTCAGTCACGTGGGACGAAAAACACCTGCTGGGCCTCAAACCGGAAAATATCCTTGAACACGGCGTCGCGCTCTGCCCCGAAGGCCGAAGGATATTCCCGCACCTCACGGTGCTGGAGAACTTAAAACTAGGCGGCTACTCCTGCAAAACAAAAAACGAAGAAGAGGCCGGGATAGAACGCGCCTTCACGCTCTTTCCGAGGCTGAAGGAGCGCTCCTGGCAGAAGGGCGGCACGCTATCAGGCGGCGAACAGCAGATGCTTGCGGTCGGGCGCGCCCTGATGAGCGACCCTCAGCTCATAATGCTCGACGAACCGTCAATGGGACTCGCCCCGATACTGGTGGAAGAGGTATTTGAGATAATCCGCCACATAAACGCAGAAGGCAAGACCGTCCTGCTCGTTGAGCAAAACGCCTTCGCCGCGCTTAAAATAGCCGACTACGCCTACGTCCTCGAAGTTGGAGAGATATCTCTGCAAGGCAAAGGCGCAGAACTTCTGACAGACCCAAGAGTGATAAGCGCCTACCTCGGAGGATGA